A segment of the Streptomyces sp. ITFR-21 genome:
AAAGCGTGCTGGGCCGGCACTCCTGCTCCCTCCTGCTCCGCCTCGTGGCGCCCGAGGCGGAGATCGACGTCCACCGGGAGTGGTGGCAGGGCAATCGTGTCAACGGGAGCATCCTGGTCGACCTGCGGGTCGACGACCCGCGCATCCCGGCGCTGTCCGCGATCGGACTGCCGGCCGTTGCCGTCGGACACCCGTCCCTCGCCGGACCGTTCACGTCGGTATGGACCGATGACGCCGCGGCCGTCGTGGAGGCGGTACGCTACCTGGCCGCGCTCGGGCACCACCGGATCGCCCGGGTGAGCGGGCCGGCCGAACTGGGCCACAGCGCCATCCGCACGAATGCCTTCGCCGACACCGCCCGTGAACTGGGCCTTCAGGCCCGGACCGTGGTCGCCGACTTCTCCGCGGACCAGGGCAGCAAAGCATGCCGCACGCTGCTGCTGTCAGCCGAACGGCCAACGGCGATCGTCTTCGACAACGACCTGATGGCCGTCACGGCCCTCGGGGTCGCCGGCGAGTTCGGACTCTCCGTCCCGCAGGACCTGTCCCTCCTCGCCTGGGACGACTCCCAGCTGTGCCAGCTCACCCGACCCACGCTGTCGGCCATGCAGCACGACATCTTCTCCTTCGGCGCCGATGTCACCGAGACGCTCTTCGACGTCATGATGGGCCGGGAGCCGGAGGCGCACGCGGCACAGGTGCCCAGCCTCGTGCCGCGCGGATCCACCGCACCACCGCCCCGAAGCACTACGCCCAGCTGAACGGCTGCGTAGGACGGGGCGCAGACCGAACGCGAGTGTCAGGGTGAACCGCCCCGGGTTTGGTGGAGACGTCGAAGACCCGGAAGGTTGGCCGATCATGGCTGTTCCCCGTATGTACCCCGACGAGCCGCGCGGGCGTGCGGCGCGGCTGGCGATCGAGACCTGTAAGGATCCCGCGGGCAGGGCCGGAACGGACGCGCCGATCGCCGAGCACCTGCTACGCCGCCCACGTGCGCCCGCCGTCGGCCCGCAGTCCGCGCGATGAGCAGCGTACCGGGGAGATACGCCGCGTCCACGCCGACAACTACGGCGTCTTCGGGGCCCGCGGGACTCATGCCGTCCTGGTCCGCGAAGGCGTCGAGGCGGCCCGCTGCACCGTCGAACGCCTGATGAGAGCGGCCGGACTTCGCGGCGTGATCCGGGCCAAGAGCCCGCGCACCACCCGTCCCGCCCCCGGGACTGACCGTCCGGCCGACCCGGTCGAGCGGCAATTCACCGCAACTGCCCCCGATCAGCCGTGGGTTGCTGACATCACCTGCATCAGGACGTTCTCCGGCTGGGTCTACGCGGCCTTCGTCATCAACGCTTTCTCCCGCACGGTCGTCGGCTGGCAGGTCGCCACCAGCCTCTGCACCGACCTCGCCCTCGACGCGCTGGAGATGGCGGTCTGGCGCCGCCGGCACACCGGCACCGACCTGGCCGGCCGCTACGTCGACTGGTTCAACCAGCGTCGCCTGCACGGCGAGCTCGGGCACATCACCCCCGCCGAGCGCGAGGCCACCCACCACGCGGCCGAACCCCCTGCGTCACTCCGGAAACCAGCTGACTCACTCTCCATAGAACCCGGGGCTCGACATACGGGGGTTCAGTTCGTGTTGTGGAGGCTCCAAGGGCAGTCAGCCCGCAGGAAGCGTCGTGGTGGCGATGGCCGCCGCGTGACGGGCGGAGTCGCGGAAGGTCGATACGCCGAGGCTGACGAGGAAGCCCTCCAGAGCAAAGATGCCCGCGCCGAGGCTGACCGGATTCCCAACAACCGTGGAGAGCTCGATGCGGGTCGCGTTGAAGGTGCGGTCGAAGGTGTGCTGTGCCGCCCACTGAGTCGCCGCCGGGACCAGCCACGGGCCGAGCAGCTCGGTCACCCAGCCGCCCACCACGATGACCGCGGGGTTGAGCATGTTGATCAGACCGCCTATTCCGACACCGAGGTACCGGGCGGTCCGGCGCAGCACCGCCGTTGCTGCCTCGTCGTCTGCGGCAAGACCCTCGGCAAGGGCTCCGATGGTCGCCACTTGGTCGTCGGACCGCAGGAGTCGGCTGTCGGGCATGTGCTCGCGGAGTTGCTGCATGATGCCGCGCGCACCGATATATGCCTCAAGGCAGCCCCGGTTGCCGCACCGGCACGGCCGGCCGTCGATGACGATCGCCGAGTGTCCCCATTCGCCCGCCGCGTTACCGGTGCCGCGTACCAGGGCGCCGCCGACCGCGAAGCCGGCGCCGACGCCGGTACCTATGGTGAGGACGGCCAGGTCGTCCACCTTGCGGCCGACGCCGAACCACAACTCGGCCATCGTGCTCGCCTTGAGCGGGTTGTCCAGGTACAGGGGGAGGGGGAGGCGGTCGGAGAGCAGCTTGATGAAGGGCACCTGCTGCCAGCTGAAGTTGGGTGCGAACACCGAGACTCCGCCGACCCGGTCGACCTGGCCGGGCATGCTCACCCCGACCCCGACCACGCTGTCCTGCGGTACTCCGGCCTCAGTGAGCATCGCGGCGACCCCGTGCTCGATGCGGTCGAGAACGGCGCCGGGCTGGTTGTCCTCGGCGTCCAGGGTCTGCTGGCCGGAGGCCTTCACCTGTAGCGCCAGGTCGAACACGTCGATCTGGATGTAGGTCTCGGCAACGTCGACCCCGACCACGAAGCCGCGCTGGGGGTTGACCGCGAGGCGTGCGCGGGGGCGACCGCCGCCGGAGTCCTCAATGGAGACCTCGCTGAGCACGCCCCAGTTCAGCAGTTCGCTGACGATGGCCGCCACGGTCGCCGCGCTCAGCCCCGAGGCCCCGGCGAGCTGATTGCGGCTGGCCGAGCCGAGCGCGTAGATCTGGTGCAGCACCTCGAACCGACTGGCCCGGCGAACGTCGCGCGACGAATGTGCACTCACGGCGACCACTCTTTCAGGGGCGGGCGCTACTTCGACTGACCCATCGAAGAAGACGTGATCGAAGATTTTGCTGGCCCCGGCCGGGGGCAGCAGCGCTCAGCGACGCGGTGACCCGCACCGAGAGCCCGGTCTTCTTGTCGGCCGAGGTCTCTGTGTATGCCGTACCGGTGGCGCCGTGGATGGCCGACCCGTCACGCAGCCACTGGTAGGTCTTCGACACGCCGGCCACTGAGTAGGTACCCGGGGTTGCGGTCAGCGTGTACGCGGGACGGGCCTTCGTGACTCGGGGGTCGTCGGCGTCTTCGCGTCACCGGAGTGCCTTCCTCGCTGCATCCTGCTTCGTGTTCACCCTTGTCCCTTTCGCTCGATCGCCGTCTCTGACGCCCGGGTCACGGGCAGAGGCTCGCGTGGCGGCGGCCCCGGCGCGGGACACTCCTGTCCGCATGTCGCGGAATCTCCGCCGAGATTCAGCTCCGTGCGGGAGGAGGCGGTGCCCAACCTGCGACGAGCCCTCCAACCGCCCCTTAAAGGCGCCATCGGACTTCGCATGACACATCGACCAACCATCAGACGAAGTGAATCGCCGCGACGATAGTCAGGCGTGTGAAGGCCGTCAAGACTTCCGGCAACGGGCGCGAAACAAAACCGAAGCGCATGGCCTCGCGGCTGCCCGGCCGTTCCGGCCGTCGGCGGGGAGCCGGCCGCTGTTCGCGAGCCCCAGCGGATCAACGAAGGCGCCCACCGGCGATCGACACGGATCGACCGCGGCCGGCATCCTGTCGGCGACCGCTGTCCAGTGTGTGCGGGCTCGCGGGCCCACCCGGTGACGGTTGGATCCTTCCCGGTCCTCGGGCGGCGGAACGGAGCACGTCGGTGTCTCTCTGCGCGCTGCCGTGCAGGAGCGGCTGACGCCGTTCGGTTCGTTTTCATCGTGCGCGACCTCTTGACCACAGCCGTGCGCGCCGCATACTTACGACCGTTGGCACGGAAATGGTTACGCGAACATACCCTGTTCATACGGAATTGTCGGACGAGAAGGTGGATACATGACTGCCCCGATACCGCTCGGCCGCCCGGGACGCGTACTGATCGGCCTGCTCCTTCTGCTCACCACCGCTCTGGCCTTCGGCCCGCCCGTGGCCGCGGCATCGGGGAGCGGGCGAGCTGGTCGCCAACAGCCGTACGGCGGCTACCTCTTCGCGTACTTCACCGGCGAAAGCACTGCCGACGGCGAGCAGATCCACCTCGCGCTCAGCCAGGGGAACGACCCCCTGCACTGGCGCGAACTGGGCGGCGGAGCACCCGTCCTGACTTCCGTGCTGGGCGAGAAGGGGGTGCGCGATCCCTCCATCATCCGCTCACCCAGGGGTGACAAGTTCTATCTTCTGGCCACCGATCTGAAGATCTACGGCAACGGTGACTGGGACACCGCTCAGCGCCACGGAAGCCGGTCGATCATGGTCTGGGAATCCTCCGACCTGGTCCACTGGTCGGAGCAGCGCTCCGTACAGGTTTCTCCGCAGGCGGCTGGGAACACCTGGGCGCCTGAGGCGTTCTGGGATGCCAGGCGCCACCAGTACATGGTCTTCTGGTCCTCCGAGCTGTACGCGAAGGACGATTCCCAGCACACCGCTGCGTCCCACGAGCGCATCATGTACGCCACCACCCGCGACTTTCAGCACTTCACCCCCGCCCGGGTGTGGGACGACCCCGGTCACTCAGTGATCGACTCGACCGTGGTGGCCGACGGAAGGACCTACTACCGCTTCACCAAGGACGAGCGCGATCCGTCCGCCGACGCTCCGTGCGGCAAGTACGTCTTCGAGGAGAAAGCGACCGATCTGCTCGCCCCCTCCTGGAAGCCGGTCGCCGAGTGCATCGGCAAGGCGGCCCAGGGCGGCCCCGGCATCGTCGACGGCGAGGGGCCAACGGTGTTCAAGTCCAACACCGCTCACACGTGGTACGCGTTCATCGACGAGTTCACCGACCGCGGCTACGTACCGTTCGAGACGACCGACCTCGGCAGCGGGCAGTGGACCATGTCCAGCGACTACGAACTGCCTGCTTCGCCTCGTCACGGCACCGTCGTACCGATCACGCGGGCAGAATACAACCGGCTCGCCGCGCGCTGGCACGTATCGCGTATGACTGCGGGCTGACGACGAGACCGGACTTGCCGGGGCCTTGATCCAGACGGGGCCTGAGCGGTCGGGAAACGCCAGACCGAGGGCGATCACCCGGGTTCCGGTGGCCCAGCACCGGCGCCGTCTGCTGGCGACCCGATCCCATGAACCCCACCCGCCTCCTCGACACCCGGCGCGGTTCGATGCGGATGTACGAACCATCCTCTGCGCAGGGAGCGGACGCCGACCGACGGCCTGGGTTCGTGGTCATCCCGACCGGCCGGTCGACGCCTGTGACCGGAGGTCAAGCGATCTGACCGTGCGGGAGCCCTGGGACCGTGACGTCACGCCGGCCGCGTCCGGGCACACGTCGACCGCCGCCATCCCCGACGCCCTGTGGGCAGCCGGTGCTCTCAAGGGGCCGCCGCCGACAGGTAGAAGACGTATGCCGTCAGCCAGGCCGACAGCCTGGGGCGGAAGCAAGCAAGCAAGAAGGAAGGAGGGAGAGTCGGCGCAGCGAAAGCCGGCTCGTAGTTCGGCCATCAAGCGAGCCGGACGGTGTCGTCGCTTCTGCGAGTTCACTCCAGCCCGCCGCAGGATTCTCCTTTCATGGGGAATGAGAAAGGAACTACGTTGAGTCATCAGTCCATACGTGGCCGACGATCGAGGACATTGTTCGTCAGACCAGGCGTCGCGGCAATCGCCTGCTTGGCGATGAGTGTGCCGCTGGTGGGTCTCGCGCAGGCGTCCGCCCACGCGGACAGCACGCCCGCCCAGACATTCGTCGTTGACAACTCGACCGGAGAGACGCAGGACGGCACGCCGATGAGCGCGCCGGGCGTGAAGGTGGGGGACACCTACTACACGGCTGGAAGCAGTGCGATCGCGGCTTCGGCCGGCGGCTCGTCGAACATGGTGCTGTACGGCGGCAAGGACTGGATGCACAAGCAGCCGGTCCATGACTCGGACGGCAACGAAATCGTCATCGCCGGACCGGACGCGCATTTCAAGGATCCGAACACGGGGGATGAGATCTATCCCTTCGCCAATGCGAAGTCGGAGCGCGTCGCCTTCTCGCAGACGCCGAACGGCAAGTTCGTCGTGTGGGTCCACTGGGAGGAGAACTCGAACTACTACGCTTCCGAGACGATCGGACTGATCGCCGACAAGGTCACGGGACCGTACACGGTGTATCAGAACCACCAGCGTCCGGGAGCGAGCACCGTGGACGCCAACGGTGGCCACGAGGTCAAGAGCCTCGGCGAGAGCGTCCTGGCCGCCGCGGACCTGAACACGGACGACCCGGACGCGTTCGGCGACCGGGTCGGCAGGCTGATCGGCGATCCCTACTCGATCGGCGCGGACGGCACCAGGCTGGAAAAGCCCGCTCAGGCGAGTTACCCGGAGGCCATGAATCTTTACAACACCAGCAACAGCGGCAGCCCGGAGGTCAACGGCAGCAGTGTCAACCCCGTGCGTTGGGAGACCAGGGCCGGCTGGAACCTCTCCGGCGACACGGCCTTCGGCACCTCCGCAACCGGAGGCAACGGGTGGACCTACAACTTCAGCGACCTGAAGGACACCCTGCGCCTCAAGGCGCGGGCCGTGCGCATGACGGACTGGGACACCAGCGCCTGGACGGCCGCCCAGGCGAAGAAGGACCCGAACGGCGGCAGCGGCGGTCTGTCGACGAGCTCCTACGTGCGACGCTATCCGGCGGTCAAGACCGGCGATCCGGCGACTGAGGGCAAGTACGCCGCCGGGGTCGACGGCAGCGCTTACGTGGGCGGGACGACCGACGGCGTCGACGCCGTCGTGTACCCGCAGGACGCGCCGGCGGGCGGCGGTTCGGCCGGGTTGACCTTCACCCCCTGCGCCGGCGACCAGAAGCTGTCGTTCGCCGTGTCCTTCCAGGAGGGCACAAGCGGCAGACTCGTCTGCGACGGCAACAGCACCGACGCTTCACGGTGGTCCACCTACAACCAGTCGAACGCCTCGGCCACCTTCGAGTTCGCTCAGGGATACGTCGAGGGCGGCAAGGCCACCGTCAAGTTCTCCGAGCAGGCCCCCGACGGCATCCTGGTGGAGGGCCGCACGCCGAGTGGCGAGTGGAAGCGGATCGGCACGACCAGTGTCGGCAGGACACTCGGCACCTACGACGTCACGCTGGATCCCTCGATCGCCTTCGACCAGGCTCGCGTCACCGTGCAGGGCCAGTGGATGAAGGCGAACGAAATCACCTTCTCCGGCTAC
Coding sequences within it:
- a CDS encoding LacI family DNA-binding transcriptional regulator; translation: MTQAAAASSGRKATIKDVARLAGVSPSAVTIAVHDKPGVSSKTKERILQAARELGWSPNQAAQSLSGRALHTVGLVIARPARMLGLEPFYMEFISGIESVLGRHSCSLLLRLVAPEAEIDVHREWWQGNRVNGSILVDLRVDDPRIPALSAIGLPAVAVGHPSLAGPFTSVWTDDAAAVVEAVRYLAALGHHRIARVSGPAELGHSAIRTNAFADTARELGLQARTVVADFSADQGSKACRTLLLSAERPTAIVFDNDLMAVTALGVAGEFGLSVPQDLSLLAWDDSQLCQLTRPTLSAMQHDIFSFGADVTETLFDVMMGREPEAHAAQVPSLVPRGSTAPPPRSTTPS
- a CDS encoding ROK family protein, with translation MSAHSSRDVRRASRFEVLHQIYALGSASRNQLAGASGLSAATVAAIVSELLNWGVLSEVSIEDSGGGRPRARLAVNPQRGFVVGVDVAETYIQIDVFDLALQVKASGQQTLDAEDNQPGAVLDRIEHGVAAMLTEAGVPQDSVVGVGVSMPGQVDRVGGVSVFAPNFSWQQVPFIKLLSDRLPLPLYLDNPLKASTMAELWFGVGRKVDDLAVLTIGTGVGAGFAVGGALVRGTGNAAGEWGHSAIVIDGRPCRCGNRGCLEAYIGARGIMQQLREHMPDSRLLRSDDQVATIGALAEGLAADDEAATAVLRRTARYLGVGIGGLINMLNPAVIVVGGWVTELLGPWLVPAATQWAAQHTFDRTFNATRIELSTVVGNPVSLGAGIFALEGFLVSLGVSTFRDSARHAAAIATTTLPAG
- a CDS encoding glycoside hydrolase family 43 protein, which gives rise to MTAPIPLGRPGRVLIGLLLLLTTALAFGPPVAAASGSGRAGRQQPYGGYLFAYFTGESTADGEQIHLALSQGNDPLHWRELGGGAPVLTSVLGEKGVRDPSIIRSPRGDKFYLLATDLKIYGNGDWDTAQRHGSRSIMVWESSDLVHWSEQRSVQVSPQAAGNTWAPEAFWDARRHQYMVFWSSELYAKDDSQHTAASHERIMYATTRDFQHFTPARVWDDPGHSVIDSTVVADGRTYYRFTKDERDPSADAPCGKYVFEEKATDLLAPSWKPVAECIGKAAQGGPGIVDGEGPTVFKSNTAHTWYAFIDEFTDRGYVPFETTDLGSGQWTMSSDYELPASPRHGTVVPITRAEYNRLAARWHVSRMTAG